The sequence below is a genomic window from Micromonospora aurantiaca ATCC 27029.
TCCTTCTTCATCGCGCCGCCCTGCCAGCTACCGGCGAACGCCATGGCGGCCTTGCCGGTGGCGAACTGGGTACGGGCGTCGACCTCGTTCCACCCGGCGGCGGCCGGCGGGGCGACCTTGTGCACTGTCACCAGGTCGGTCCAGAACTTGACCGCCTTCTGCGCCTCGGGGGTGTTGTAGCCGGACTTCCAGCTGTCACCCTCCTTGGTCGCGATCTCCCCGCCGGCACCCCAGAGGAAGGAGTAGAACGGCAGCTCGGAGTTGCCGGGCAGGGCGATGCCGTAGGTGCCCGGCTTCTTGGCCTGCACGGCCTTCGCGGCGGCGACCATCTCGTCCCAGTTCGTCGGCGTCTTCACGCCCGCCTCGGCGAACCAGTCGGTGCGGTAGTAGACGGCGCGCACGCCGGCGTACCACGGCACGCCGTACTGCTTGCCGTCGAGCTGGGCGTTCTTGACCAGGTCGGGCAGGATGTCCTTGCCCTCGGACCAGCCGTTGAACTTGTCCGAGACGTCGGCCAGGGCCTCCTGCGCGGCCCAGCCCTGGGTCTCGGTGTTGCCCAGCTCGGTGACGTCCGGGCCCTCCCCGCCGGCGAGCGCGGCCTGGAACTTCTTCGGCGCCTCGAGCCAGGGGATGTACTGCACCACGACGTCGGTCTCGGGGTGCTTCTTCTTGAACTCCGCCTCGACGCTGTCGAGGAACTTGGTCTGGGCGTCGCCGCC
It includes:
- a CDS encoding sugar ABC transporter substrate-binding protein, translated to MNRWKRLAPVTAIVASAALVLTACGGSGDDDKAADNSKLTVWMMGEGGDAQTKFLDSVEAEFKKKHPETDVVVQYIPWLEAPKKFQAALAGGEGPDVTELGNTETQGWAAQEALADVSDKFNGWSEGKDILPDLVKNAQLDGKQYGVPWYAGVRAVYYRTDWFAEAGVKTPTNWDEMVAAAKAVQAKKPGTYGIALPGNSELPFYSFLWGAGGEIATKEGDSWKSGYNTPEAQKAVKFWTDLVTVHKVAPPAAAGWNEVDARTQFATGKAAMAFAGSWQGGAMKKDNPDIEKVWGTFPIPGPDGKPAPAFAGGSDIAIWKDSERQALAWDYMTVLLSKQKDKEFASSLGFFPVYQDLVSSGDYASDKVMAAFATAIQNTKLTPLTPKWVEVSRTKTVTQAMNSSVIKGQKTVEKATADAATEMESILNAK